Proteins encoded by one window of Ostrinia nubilalis chromosome 23, ilOstNubi1.1, whole genome shotgun sequence:
- the LOC135083482 gene encoding PRKCA-binding protein isoform X1: MWQPESPIFDFHDPRMYPQFHSLLGHNMFEDKMGMTVTSGSVALSKDEKNLIGISIGGGAPLCPCLYIVQIFDNTPASKDGTLQSGDELVGVNGQSVKGKTKVEVAKMIQSAKDEVTINYNKLHADPKQGKSLDIIMKKMKHRLVENMSSGAADALGLSRAILCNDTLVARLDELRDTETTYKRLVEHAKRMLKAYFDLLQTYKSLGDIFAAIGVREPQARASEAFSKFGQYHRELERDGIKMLKALKPILADMGTYLNKAIPDTKLTIRKYADTKFEYLSYCLKVKEMDDEEYGYNALQEPLYRVETGNYEYRLILRCRQEARARFARLRSDVLVKLELLENKKTQDVAYQLRRFINGLAVYHNETADQLKDNATLFPVEVDLSQNAFQYKSTAQIIQDDEEEIEYAKELQEYHDLSDSEKDTKIRKRRQSKHKDFTESSETLLPGFDSSDTLDGTVKSDNTDNLTLLTELGLADTSTEEFGEFQNGLMDDFLPMSTTDDVFDKLMSDLNIAK, from the exons GGGTATGACAGTAACATCGGGTAGTGTGGCGCTAAGCAAAGATGAGAAGAACCTCATAGGAATCAGCATAGGGGGCGGAGCGCCTTTGTGTCCATGCCTGTATATTGTCCAG ATATTCGACAATACGCCAGCGTCAAAAGATGGGACGCTCCAAAGTGGGGACGAGTTGGTGGGGGTAAATGGACAGTCCGTCAAAGGAAAGACCAAAGTGGAGGTGGCCAAGATGATACAATCAGCTAAG GACGAAGTAACAATAAACTATAACAAACTGCACGCGGACCCGAAACAGGGGAAGTCCCTGGACATAATAATGAAGAAGATGAAGCATAGGCTGGTGGAGAATATGTCTTCTGGCGCTGCAGACGCATTGGGACTCTCCCGGGCTATTCTCTGCAACGATACTTTGGTGGCCAGG CTGGACGAACTTCGAGACACTGAGACCACATACAAAAGATTAGTCGAACATGCAAAGCG GATGCTAAAAGCATACTTTGACCTGCTCCAAACTTACAAATCTCTGGGCGACATCTTTGCCGCGATAGGAGTGAGGGAGCCTCAAGCGCGCGCTTCTGAAGCTTTCAGCAAGTTCGGGCAGTACCATAGGGAGCTGGAAAGGGATGGGATCAAGATGCTGAAGGCTCTAAAACCG ATTCTAGCAGACATGGGCACATATCTCAACAAGGCTATACCAGACACAAAGCTGACGATCAGGAAATACGCCGATACCAAGTTCGAGTACCTATCATACTGCCTAAAGGTGAAGGAGATGGATGATGAGGAGTACGGCTACAACGCTCTGCAGGAACCCTTGTATAGGGTGGAGACTGGGAATTATGAATACCG ACTAATCCTACGCTGCCGTCAAGAAGCGAGAGCCAGGTTCGCCCGTCTCAGATCAGATGTGCTAGTCAAGCTTGAATTGCTGGAGAATAAAAAGACGCAAGACGTGGCATATCAGCTGAGAAGGTTCATCAACGGGCTAGCGGTCTACCACAA tgaaactgccGATCAACTGAAAGACAATGCGACTCTATTCCCGGTGGAAGTAGATCTATCTCAGAACGCTTTCCAATACAAATCCACGGCTCAAATCATTCAG GATGACGAAGAAGAAATAGAATACGCGAAAGAGTTGCAAGAATACCACGATCTGTCAGACTCGGAGAAAGACACCAAAATCCGCAAGAGAAGGCAAAGCAAACACAAGGACTTCACAGAGTCATCAGAAACTTTGCTACCAGGCTTTGACAGTTCTGACACGCTCGACGGGACTGTCAAAAGTGATAATACTGACAATCTGACGCTTTTGACAGAGCTGGGATTAGCCGATACATCTACGGAGGAGTTTGGGGAGTTCCAGAATGGATTGATGGATGATTTTCTTCCCATGAGTACTACAGATGATGTTTTTGACAAGCTGATGAGTGATCTTAATATTGCAAAGTAA
- the LOC135083482 gene encoding PRKCA-binding protein isoform X2: MMQEYDDDFFFEEDKMGMTVTSGSVALSKDEKNLIGISIGGGAPLCPCLYIVQIFDNTPASKDGTLQSGDELVGVNGQSVKGKTKVEVAKMIQSAKDEVTINYNKLHADPKQGKSLDIIMKKMKHRLVENMSSGAADALGLSRAILCNDTLVARLDELRDTETTYKRLVEHAKRMLKAYFDLLQTYKSLGDIFAAIGVREPQARASEAFSKFGQYHRELERDGIKMLKALKPILADMGTYLNKAIPDTKLTIRKYADTKFEYLSYCLKVKEMDDEEYGYNALQEPLYRVETGNYEYRLILRCRQEARARFARLRSDVLVKLELLENKKTQDVAYQLRRFINGLAVYHNETADQLKDNATLFPVEVDLSQNAFQYKSTAQIIQDDEEEIEYAKELQEYHDLSDSEKDTKIRKRRQSKHKDFTESSETLLPGFDSSDTLDGTVKSDNTDNLTLLTELGLADTSTEEFGEFQNGLMDDFLPMSTTDDVFDKLMSDLNIAK; encoded by the exons GGGTATGACAGTAACATCGGGTAGTGTGGCGCTAAGCAAAGATGAGAAGAACCTCATAGGAATCAGCATAGGGGGCGGAGCGCCTTTGTGTCCATGCCTGTATATTGTCCAG ATATTCGACAATACGCCAGCGTCAAAAGATGGGACGCTCCAAAGTGGGGACGAGTTGGTGGGGGTAAATGGACAGTCCGTCAAAGGAAAGACCAAAGTGGAGGTGGCCAAGATGATACAATCAGCTAAG GACGAAGTAACAATAAACTATAACAAACTGCACGCGGACCCGAAACAGGGGAAGTCCCTGGACATAATAATGAAGAAGATGAAGCATAGGCTGGTGGAGAATATGTCTTCTGGCGCTGCAGACGCATTGGGACTCTCCCGGGCTATTCTCTGCAACGATACTTTGGTGGCCAGG CTGGACGAACTTCGAGACACTGAGACCACATACAAAAGATTAGTCGAACATGCAAAGCG GATGCTAAAAGCATACTTTGACCTGCTCCAAACTTACAAATCTCTGGGCGACATCTTTGCCGCGATAGGAGTGAGGGAGCCTCAAGCGCGCGCTTCTGAAGCTTTCAGCAAGTTCGGGCAGTACCATAGGGAGCTGGAAAGGGATGGGATCAAGATGCTGAAGGCTCTAAAACCG ATTCTAGCAGACATGGGCACATATCTCAACAAGGCTATACCAGACACAAAGCTGACGATCAGGAAATACGCCGATACCAAGTTCGAGTACCTATCATACTGCCTAAAGGTGAAGGAGATGGATGATGAGGAGTACGGCTACAACGCTCTGCAGGAACCCTTGTATAGGGTGGAGACTGGGAATTATGAATACCG ACTAATCCTACGCTGCCGTCAAGAAGCGAGAGCCAGGTTCGCCCGTCTCAGATCAGATGTGCTAGTCAAGCTTGAATTGCTGGAGAATAAAAAGACGCAAGACGTGGCATATCAGCTGAGAAGGTTCATCAACGGGCTAGCGGTCTACCACAA tgaaactgccGATCAACTGAAAGACAATGCGACTCTATTCCCGGTGGAAGTAGATCTATCTCAGAACGCTTTCCAATACAAATCCACGGCTCAAATCATTCAG GATGACGAAGAAGAAATAGAATACGCGAAAGAGTTGCAAGAATACCACGATCTGTCAGACTCGGAGAAAGACACCAAAATCCGCAAGAGAAGGCAAAGCAAACACAAGGACTTCACAGAGTCATCAGAAACTTTGCTACCAGGCTTTGACAGTTCTGACACGCTCGACGGGACTGTCAAAAGTGATAATACTGACAATCTGACGCTTTTGACAGAGCTGGGATTAGCCGATACATCTACGGAGGAGTTTGGGGAGTTCCAGAATGGATTGATGGATGATTTTCTTCCCATGAGTACTACAGATGATGTTTTTGACAAGCTGATGAGTGATCTTAATATTGCAAAGTAA
- the LOC135083311 gene encoding charged multivesicular body protein 4b, whose product MSFLGKIFGGKKEEKGPTTHEAIQKLRETEELLIKKQEFLERKIETEIQTARKNGTKNKRAAIAALKRKKRYEKQLTQIDGTLTQIEAQREALEGATTNAQVLNTMKDAANAMKLAHKDIDVDKVHDIMDDIAEQHDISREITDAISNNVAFPNDIDEDELEKELEQLEQEDLDKEMLGISVPTDTLPDVPSAELVRDKPKPSKSKKEEDDEDFKMLQSWAT is encoded by the exons ATGAGTTTTCTAGGCAAAATATTCGGTGGGAAGAAGGAGGAAAAAGGGCCAACTACGCACGAAGCTATCCAAAAATTACGTGAAACTGAGGAGTTGTTGATAAAGAAACAAGAGTTTTTAGAGAGGAAAATAGAAACTGAGATACAGACTGCTAGGAAAAATGGAACGAAGaacaaaagag CTGCAATTGCCGCCCTAAAACGCAAGAAGCGCTATGAAAAGCAGCTCACCCAGATTGATGGCACTCTTACACAGATAGAAGCACAGAGGGAGGCCCTGGAGGGAGCCACCACTAACGCACAGGTCCTCAACACGATGAAGGATGCTGCTAATGCGATGAAACTCGCTCACAAGGATAT CGACGTAGACAAAGTCCACGACATAATGGACGACATAGCGGAGCAGCACGACATATCGCGGGAGATCACGGACGCGATCAGCAACAACGTGGCCTTCCCCAACGACATCGACGAGGACGAGCTGGAGAAGgagctggagcagctggaacAG GAGGATCTGGACAAGGAGATGCTGGGCATCAGCGTGCCCACCGACACGCTGCCCGACGTGCCCAGCGCCGAGCTCGTGCGCGACAAGCCCAAGCCCAGCAAGTCCAAGAAGGAAG AGGACGACGAAGACTTCAAGATGCTGCAATCCTGGGCGACATAA
- the LOC135083190 gene encoding putative surface protein MW2416: MAVLLEIGRIWCEDNCKDSRGLKIPEDCKDSRGLKIPEDYKDSRGLKIPEDYKDSRGLKIPEDYKDSRGLKIPEDCKDSRGLKIPEDYKDSRGLKIPEDYKDSRGLKIPEDYKDSRGLKIPEDYKDSRGLKIPEDYKDSRGLKIPEDYKDSRGLKIPEDCKDSRGLKIPEDYKDSRRLKIPEDYKDSRGLKIPEDCKDSRGLKNLEDCKDSRGLKIPEDYKDSRGLKIPEDYKDSRGLKILEDYKDSRGLKIPEDYKDFRGLKIPEDYKDFRGLKIPEDYKDSRGLKIPEDYKDFRGLKIPEDCKDSRGLKIPEDYSRGLKIPENCKDFRGLKIPEDCKDSRGLKIPEDCKDSRGLKIPEDCKDSRGLKILEDYKDSRGLKIPEDYKDSRGLKIPENYKDSRGLKIPEDYKDFRGLKIPEDYKDFRGLKIPEDYKDSRGLKIPEDYKDFRGLKIPEDYSRGLKIPENCKDFRGLKIPEDCKDSRGLKIPEDCKDSRGLKIPEDYKDSRGLKIPEDCKDSRGLKIPEDCKDSRGLKIPEDCNDSRGLKIPEDYKDSRGPKIPEDYFRGLKNLEDCKDSRGLKIPEDCKDSRGLKIPEDYKDFRGLKIPEDCKDSRGLKIPEDYFRGLKIPEDCKDSRGLKIPEDCKDSRGLKIPEDYKDSRGLKIPEDCKDSRGLKIPEDCKDSRGLKIPEDCNDSRGLKIPEDYKDSRGPKIPEDYFRGLKNLEDCKDSRGLKIPEDCKDSRGLKIPEDCKDSRGLKIPEDCKDSRGLKIPEDCKTPEA; encoded by the exons ATGGCAGTGCTGTTAGAAATAGGTCGTATTTGGTGTGAAG ATAATTGTAAAGACTCCAGAGGACTGAAGATTCCAGAGGATTGTAAAGACTCCAGAGGACTGAAGATTCCAGAGGATTATAAAGACTCCAGAGGACTGAAGATTCCAGAGGATTATAAAGACTCCAGAGGACTGAAGATTCCAGAGGATTATAAAGACTCCAGAGGACTGAAGATTCCAGAGGATTGTAAAGACTCCAGAGGACTGAAGATTCCAGAGGACTATAAAGACTCCAGAGGACTGAAGATTCCAGAGGATTATAAAGACTCCAGAGGACTGAAGATTCCAGAGGATTATAAAGACTCCAGAGGACTGAAGATTCCAGAGGATTATAAAGACTCCAGAGGACTGAAGATTCCAGAGGATTATAAAGACTCCAGAGGACTGAAGATTCCAGAGGATTATAAAGACTCCAGAGGACTGAAGATTCCAGAGGATTGTAAAGACTCCAGAGGACTGAAGATTCCAGAAGATTATAAAGACTCCAGAAGACTGAAGATTCCAGAGGATTATAAAGACTCCAGAGGACTGAAGATTCCAGAGGATTGTAAAGACTCCAGAGGACTGAAGAATCTAGAGGATTGTAAAGACTCCAGAGGACTGAAGATTCCAGAGGATTATAAAGACTCCAGAGGACTGAAGATTCCAGAGGATTATAAAGACTCCAGAGGACTGAAGATTCTAGAGGATTATAAAGACTCCAGAGGACTGAAGATTCCAGAGGATTATAAAGACTTCAGAGGACTGAAAATTCCAGAGGATTATAAAGACTTCAGAGGACTGAAGATTCCAGAGGATTATAAAGACTCCAGAGGACTGAAGATTCCAGAGGATTATAAAGACTTCAGAGGACTGAAGATTCCAGAGGATTGTAAAGACTCCAGAGGACTGAAGATTCCAGAGGATT ACTCCAGAGGACTGAAGATTCCAGAGAATTGTAAAGACTTCAGAGGACTGAAGATTCCAGAGGATTGTAAAGACTCCAGAGGACTGAAGATTCCAGAGGATTGTAAAGACTCCAGAGGACTGAAGATTCCAGAGGATTGTAAAGACTCCAGAGGACTGAAGATTCTAGAGGATTATAAAGACTCCAGAGGACTGAAGATTCCAGAGGATTATAAAGACTCCAGAGGACTGAAGATTCCAGAGAATTATAAAGACTCCAGAGGACTGAAGATTCCAGAGGATTATAAAGACTTCAGAGGACTGAAGATTCCAGAGGATTATAAAGACTTCAGAGGACTGAAGATTCCAGAGGATTATAAAGACTCCAGAGGACTGAAGATTCCAGAGGATTATAAAGACTTCAGAGGACTGAAGATTCCAGAGGATT ACTCCAGAGGACTGAAGATTCCAGAGAATTGTAAAGACTTCAGAGGACTGAAGATTCCAGAGGATTGTAAAGACTCCAGAGGACTGAAGATTCCAGAGGATTGTAAAGACTCCAGAGGACTGAAGATTCCAGAGGATTATAAAGACTCCAGAGGACTGAAGATTCCAGAGGATTGTAAAGACTCCAGAGGACTGAAGATTCCAGAGGATTGTAAAGACTCCAGAGGACTGAAGATTCCAGAGGATTGTAATGACTCCAGAGGACTGAAGATTCCAGAGGATTATAAAGACTCCAGAGGACCGAAGATTCCAGAGGATT ACTTCAGAGGACTGAAGAATCTAGAGGATTGTAAAGACTCCAGAGGACTGAAGATTCCAGAGGATTGTAAAGACTCCAGAGGACTGAAGATTCCAGAGGATTATAAAGACTTCAGAGGACTGAAGATTCCAGAGGATTGTAAAGACTCCAGAGGACTGAAGATTCCAGAGGATT ACTTCAGAGGACTGAAGATTCCAGAGGATTGTAAAGACTCCAGAGGACTGAAGATTCCAGAGGATTGTAAAGACTCCAGAGGACTGAAGATTCCAGAGGATTATAAAGACTCCAGAGGACTGAAGATTCCAGAGGATTGTAAAGACTCCAGAGGACTGAAGATTCCAGAGGATTGTAAAGACTCCAGAGGACTGAAGATTCCAGAGGATTGTAATGACTCCAGAGGACTGAAGATTCCAGAGGATTATAAAGACTCCAGAGGACCGAAGATTCCAGAGGATT ACTTCAGAGGACTGAAGAATCTAGAGGATTGTAAAGACTCCAGAGGACTGAAGATTCCAGAGGATTGTAAAGACTCCAGAGGACTGAAGATTCCAGAGGATTGTAAAGACTCCCGAGGACTGAAGATTCCAGAGGATTGTAAAGACTCCAGAGGACTGAAGATTCCAGAGGATTGTAAGACTCCAGAGGCCTGA